The proteins below are encoded in one region of Christensenellaceae bacterium 44-20:
- a CDS encoding CvpA family protein encodes MNIIDFAVLFILLLYVLNGLHKGFLASLLNLGGLFFSWLGAFLCYPLLSRAFVKSDFFSSFRFYIEGAEKVNNYEMVNLPVSSLSSADITSIMDNAKLSSPYYRTIMHNLETQAFAKDGLTTVGEYFDMTIYCVILNILAFLLIFLLLRVLFTLLTNAYSYSRELPQLSRFDALSGGSIALLRGFFSMHVVFMVIPMLLILMPVTQLTDLLNSSFTTSLFYSHSVILPFLMGRI; translated from the coding sequence ATGAATATCATCGATTTCGCGGTTCTCTTTATCCTGCTGCTCTATGTGTTAAACGGCCTGCACAAAGGCTTTCTGGCCTCTCTGCTCAACCTGGGCGGCCTGTTTTTCTCCTGGCTGGGCGCGTTTTTGTGCTATCCCCTGCTCTCCCGGGCGTTCGTCAAGTCGGATTTCTTCTCTTCCTTCCGCTTCTATATCGAGGGCGCGGAAAAGGTGAATAACTACGAGATGGTCAACCTGCCCGTCAGCAGCCTTTCCAGCGCGGATATCACTTCCATCATGGATAACGCCAAGCTCTCCTCGCCCTATTACCGGACGATTATGCACAACCTGGAGACCCAGGCCTTCGCCAAAGACGGGCTGACCACCGTGGGCGAGTATTTCGACATGACCATCTACTGCGTGATACTCAATATTTTGGCTTTCCTGCTGATTTTCCTGCTGCTGCGCGTGCTCTTTACCCTGCTGACCAACGCCTACAGCTACAGCCGCGAGCTCCCTCAGCTCTCCCGGTTCGACGCGCTTTCGGGCGGCAGCATCGCTCTGCTGCGCGGGTTCTTCTCCATGCATGTGGTCTTCATGGTGATTCCCATGCTGCTCATCCTCATGCCCGTAACCCAGCTGACGGATTTGCTCAACTCTTCCTTTACCACCTCGCTCTTCTACTCGCACAGCGTCATCCTCCCCTTCCTCATGGGCAGGATATGA
- the rsmG gene encoding 16S rRNA (guanine(527)-N(7))-methyltransferase RsmG, whose protein sequence is MKLLEALLELRIPQQQAEKMAAYGAMLEEANKSFNLTRITSPEDMAEKHFYDSLAPVRLGLVQEGQRVLDIGTGAGFPGVPLAIAGLGMTMLDASEKKIGFVREGCAALGIPADCIWGRAEELAAGAGQGGPIGLQDAVVARAVARLAVLLELGSAFVKKGGLFLAYKGEAAQEEADEARNAAKVLGLRLREILPAGLPGRAHSLVVYEKIADTPKGYPRKFAKIKARPL, encoded by the coding sequence ATGAAGTTACTAGAGGCGTTATTAGAGCTGCGCATCCCGCAGCAGCAGGCAGAAAAAATGGCGGCATACGGCGCGATGCTGGAAGAGGCGAACAAAAGCTTCAACCTGACGCGCATCACTTCGCCGGAGGACATGGCCGAAAAGCACTTTTACGATTCGCTGGCCCCGGTGCGGCTGGGGCTGGTGCAGGAGGGGCAACGCGTGCTGGATATTGGCACGGGCGCCGGGTTCCCGGGCGTGCCCCTGGCCATCGCGGGGCTTGGTATGACCATGCTGGATGCTTCGGAAAAGAAGATTGGGTTTGTGCGCGAGGGCTGTGCGGCGCTGGGCATTCCGGCGGATTGCATCTGGGGCAGGGCAGAGGAGCTGGCGGCGGGCGCAGGCCAGGGCGGGCCGATTGGGCTTCAGGATGCGGTGGTTGCCCGGGCTGTGGCGCGGCTGGCTGTACTGCTGGAGCTGGGCAGTGCGTTTGTCAAAAAAGGCGGGCTGTTTTTGGCCTACAAGGGCGAGGCGGCGCAGGAGGAGGCCGACGAGGCGCGCAATGCCGCGAAAGTGCTGGGGCTGCGCTTGCGGGAGATTCTGCCTGCCGGTCTGCCCGGCCGGGCGCACAGCCTGGTGGTTTACGAGAAAATTGCCGACACGCCAAAGGGCTATCCCAGAAAGTTTGCCAAAATCAAGGCGCGCCCGCTGTGA
- the mnmG gene encoding tRNA uridine-5-carboxymethylaminomethyl(34) synthesis enzyme MnmG, with product MNYYEGGTYDIIVVGAGHAGIEAALAGARMGMQTLLLTLNLDSIGLMPCNPSIGGTAKGHLVREVDALGGQMGLAIDETFIQIKMLNTGKGPAVHSLRAQADKKAYQAYMKQTLEHTDNLEIRQGEITALDVQNGRIAGVYTACGAHLACGAVVLATGVYLKSRIIIGEFSQQSGPSGFQGANALSPMLAELGMRLLRFKTGTPARVDGRSLDFSKMTPQYGDEKIVPFSFLSGKIEREQVPCYLAYTNEKTHEIIRQNIHRSPLYSGQIKGTGPRYCPSIEDKVVKFPQKEQHQMFLEPEGLGTNEYYVQGMSSSLPEEVQIALYRTVPGMERVRFTRTAYAIEYDCIDPLQLKLNLEYKQIAGLFLAGQINGSSGYEEAAAQGILAGINAVQFLRQKEPLILGRDEAYAGVLVDDLATKGTREPYRMMTSRAEYRLLLRQDNADARLVQKGREVGLVSDQRYDAFMRKQEAIARFTSRLEQTSATPAQILQKTGLQMNRTMKLAELMRRPEAEAEQVFALLGERPSEDVAECIRIALKYEGYIGKQRAQVERFRNLENRRLPADFDYSAISGLRLEARAKLAEARPENLGQAARISGVSPADITVLLVELKARGM from the coding sequence ATGAACTATTACGAAGGCGGAACATACGATATCATCGTGGTGGGCGCGGGGCACGCGGGCATCGAGGCGGCGCTGGCGGGCGCGCGCATGGGGATGCAGACGCTTCTGCTCACGCTCAACCTGGACAGCATCGGCCTGATGCCCTGCAACCCCTCCATCGGGGGCACGGCCAAGGGCCACCTGGTGCGGGAAGTGGACGCGCTGGGCGGGCAGATGGGCCTTGCCATCGACGAGACTTTCATCCAAATCAAAATGCTCAATACGGGCAAAGGCCCGGCGGTGCACTCCCTGCGGGCGCAGGCGGATAAAAAGGCCTACCAGGCCTATATGAAGCAGACGCTGGAGCATACGGACAACCTGGAAATCCGCCAGGGCGAGATTACGGCGCTGGATGTGCAGAACGGCCGCATCGCCGGGGTGTATACCGCGTGCGGCGCGCACCTGGCCTGCGGGGCAGTCGTGCTGGCGACGGGGGTATACCTCAAGAGCCGCATCATCATCGGCGAGTTTTCCCAGCAGAGCGGCCCATCCGGCTTCCAGGGGGCAAACGCCCTCTCGCCCATGCTGGCCGAGCTTGGTATGCGGCTGCTGCGCTTCAAGACGGGCACGCCCGCCCGGGTAGACGGCCGCAGCCTGGATTTTTCCAAGATGACGCCCCAGTACGGCGACGAGAAAATCGTCCCGTTCTCCTTTTTGAGCGGAAAGATTGAGCGGGAACAGGTGCCCTGCTATCTGGCGTATACCAACGAGAAAACCCACGAAATCATTCGGCAGAATATTCACCGAAGCCCGCTGTATTCCGGGCAGATTAAGGGGACGGGCCCTAGGTACTGCCCGTCCATCGAGGATAAGGTCGTCAAGTTCCCGCAAAAAGAGCAGCACCAGATGTTCCTCGAGCCGGAGGGGCTGGGGACGAATGAATACTATGTGCAGGGGATGTCCAGCAGCCTGCCGGAGGAGGTGCAAATTGCGCTTTACCGGACGGTTCCGGGCATGGAGCGCGTCCGCTTCACCCGCACGGCCTATGCCATCGAATACGACTGCATCGACCCATTGCAGTTAAAGCTAAACCTGGAATACAAGCAAATTGCCGGGCTGTTTCTGGCCGGGCAAATCAACGGCTCTTCGGGCTACGAGGAGGCGGCGGCCCAGGGCATTTTGGCGGGCATCAACGCGGTGCAGTTTCTGCGGCAAAAGGAGCCGCTCATTCTGGGCCGGGACGAGGCGTATGCCGGCGTGCTGGTGGACGACCTTGCCACCAAGGGCACCCGGGAGCCCTACCGCATGATGACCAGCCGGGCGGAATACCGCCTGCTTTTGCGGCAAGACAACGCGGATGCGCGGCTGGTGCAGAAGGGGAGGGAGGTCGGCCTGGTGAGCGACCAGCGCTATGACGCGTTTATGCGCAAGCAGGAGGCCATCGCCCGGTTTACGTCTAGGCTGGAGCAAACGTCGGCCACGCCGGCGCAGATTTTGCAGAAAACCGGTTTGCAGATGAACCGCACGATGAAGCTGGCAGAGCTCATGCGCCGGCCGGAGGCAGAGGCCGAGCAGGTGTTTGCGCTGCTGGGCGAGCGGCCCAGCGAGGATGTGGCCGAGTGCATTCGGATTGCGCTCAAATACGAGGGGTACATCGGCAAGCAGAGGGCGCAGGTGGAGCGGTTCCGCAATCTGGAAAACCGCAGGCTGCCCGCGGATTTCGATTACTCCGCCATTTCCGGCCTGCGCCTGGAGGCCCGGGCCAAGCTGGCAGAGGCGCGGCCGGAGAACCTCGGCCAGGCGGCCCGCATTTCCGGCGTTTCCCCGGCAGACATCACGGTTCTGCTCGTCGAGCTCAAGGCCCGGGGGATGTAG
- a CDS encoding helix-turn-helix transcriptional regulator yields the protein MRFRKNRALFYDIVRGMGALPPCFPLPLTLWHSEMCFADDIENEDNDKKKMKSILAARLKQCRKERGLSQINVAVACGISERAYQNYEILRREPKLEILVRIADYFGVSLDYLVGRTDKRDLNR from the coding sequence ATGCGATTTAGAAAGAACAGAGCGTTATTTTATGATATAGTAAGGGGGATGGGGGCTTTGCCCCCATGTTTCCCATTGCCCTTGACCTTATGGCATAGCGAAATGTGCTTTGCTGATGATATAGAGAATGAGGATAATGATAAGAAAAAAATGAAGAGCATTTTGGCGGCACGCTTAAAGCAATGCAGAAAAGAGCGCGGCCTTTCGCAAATTAATGTCGCGGTTGCCTGCGGCATTTCCGAAAGAGCGTATCAAAATTATGAAATCCTGCGGCGAGAGCCCAAATTAGAGATTTTGGTCAGAATTGCCGATTATTTCGGCGTGTCATTGGATTATCTTGTGGGGCGGACGGATAAAAGAGATTTGAATCGATAG
- a CDS encoding AAA family ATPase yields MARSIVVANQKGGVGKTTTAVNLSACLAELGQRTLLVDSDPQGNATSGLGVDKREVERSIYDVMINGVPARQAVRQTGIENLALLPSNIDLAGAEIEMVSMMSRETILARALAELKEDYDFIIIDAPPSLGLLTLNAFAAAGQVLIPIQCEFYALEGLSQLMNTIKLVKKHINRSLEVEGVVLTMFDSRTNLSMQVVDEVKRFFAGKVHGAIIPRNVRLGEAPSHGLPITKYDAKCVGSEAYIALAEEILGCGEEE; encoded by the coding sequence TTGGCGAGAAGTATTGTAGTTGCGAATCAGAAAGGCGGCGTGGGCAAGACGACCACAGCCGTCAATTTAAGCGCCTGCCTGGCAGAGCTGGGCCAGCGGACGCTGCTCGTCGATAGCGACCCTCAGGGCAACGCCACCAGCGGGCTGGGCGTGGATAAGCGGGAAGTGGAGCGCTCGATTTACGACGTCATGATCAACGGCGTTCCGGCGCGGCAGGCCGTGCGGCAGACGGGCATCGAGAACCTGGCGCTGCTGCCCAGCAATATCGATTTGGCGGGCGCGGAAATCGAGATGGTTTCCATGATGAGCCGGGAGACCATTCTGGCCCGGGCGCTGGCCGAATTAAAAGAGGATTACGACTTTATCATCATCGATGCGCCGCCTTCTCTGGGGCTGCTGACGCTCAATGCCTTTGCCGCGGCGGGGCAGGTGCTCATCCCGATTCAGTGCGAGTTTTACGCGCTGGAAGGGCTTTCCCAGCTGATGAACACGATTAAGCTGGTGAAAAAGCACATCAACCGGAGCCTGGAAGTGGAGGGCGTGGTGCTGACCATGTTCGATTCGCGCACCAACCTGTCCATGCAGGTGGTGGATGAAGTCAAGCGGTTTTTCGCGGGCAAGGTGCACGGGGCGATCATCCCGCGCAACGTCCGCCTGGGTGAGGCGCCCAGCCACGGGCTGCCCATCACCAAATACGATGCGAAGTGCGTCGGCTCGGAGGCGTATATCGCCCTGGCCGAGGAAATTCTGGGATGCGGGGAGGAAGAGTAG
- a CDS encoding ParB/RepB/Spo0J family partition protein gives MIRLARQEPVRITRKPTLELIPIFSIRPNPYQPRKYFSDEAIADLADSIRQIGLLQPINVRRAGEGGYELIAGERRLRACKLAGLTEIKAIILDSAYDRDIAMIAMIENLQRENLHFFEEAEGYQSLIREHGFTQEELATRLAKNQSTVANKLRILKLPRPVKEKIIAGGLTERHARALLRLHNEEAQLRLLEHVCERGLSVKATEELVEKELLHLYGEEKENNLIRMRCNYKIYVNTLRKCADKIAAMGVNTDFHFEDQGDFIQVVVKIAK, from the coding sequence ATGATTCGATTAGCGCGCCAGGAGCCCGTGCGCATCACGCGGAAACCTACCCTTGAACTGATTCCCATTTTTTCCATCCGGCCCAACCCATACCAGCCCCGCAAATACTTTTCCGACGAAGCCATCGCGGATTTGGCGGATTCCATCCGTCAAATCGGGCTGCTTCAGCCCATCAATGTGCGCCGGGCGGGCGAAGGCGGCTATGAGCTCATCGCCGGGGAGCGCCGCCTGCGTGCCTGCAAGCTGGCCGGGCTGACGGAAATTAAAGCGATTATTCTAGACAGCGCCTACGACCGCGACATCGCCATGATCGCCATGATAGAGAATTTGCAGCGGGAAAACCTGCATTTCTTCGAGGAAGCCGAGGGCTACCAGAGCCTCATCCGGGAGCACGGCTTCACCCAGGAAGAGCTGGCAACGCGGCTGGCCAAGAACCAGTCTACCGTGGCCAACAAACTGCGCATTTTAAAGCTGCCCCGGCCGGTAAAGGAAAAAATCATCGCCGGCGGGCTGACCGAGCGCCACGCCCGGGCGCTTTTGCGCCTGCACAACGAGGAGGCGCAGCTGCGCCTGCTGGAACACGTCTGCGAGCGCGGGCTGTCCGTCAAGGCGACGGAAGAGCTGGTGGAAAAGGAGCTGCTGCATCTCTACGGCGAGGAGAAGGAAAACAACCTCATTCGGATGCGCTGTAACTACAAGATTTACGTCAACACCCTGCGCAAGTGCGCAGATAAAATTGCGGCCATGGGGGTAAATACGGATTTTCACTTTGAAGACCAGGGCGATTTTATCCAGGTGGTCGTCAAAATCGCAAAATAG
- a CDS encoding MBL fold metallo-hydrolase, translated as MRLTFLGTAAATACPLPFCRCAACTAAREAGGRDCRARSSLLINQDLLLDLGPDAPASALRLGEDLSRVRYLLQTHAHSDHFDAGHLVTRLAEYATADDEIAPLTLCASRPAALALSAALGREEAGASLLDEGWQARLRLHFHAAEPGKELRLGHYHILPLPSAHDPAGGSLLYAVWDGKAALLYGTDSLFFDAAIWAALRSWGHPLSCAVLDHTYGPDTPGQGHMNANQVAEVARLLRAHRLLAEGGAVLATHLSHEGNPSHAALSAWAQPQGYSIAYDGLRLEI; from the coding sequence ATGCGCCTAACATTTCTCGGAACTGCCGCGGCCACAGCCTGCCCCCTGCCCTTTTGCCGGTGCGCCGCCTGCACAGCCGCAAGAGAGGCGGGCGGCAGGGACTGCCGGGCACGCTCCAGCCTGCTCATCAACCAGGATTTGCTGCTGGATCTCGGGCCGGATGCCCCGGCCAGCGCCCTGCGCCTGGGGGAAGACCTCTCCCGCGTCCGCTATCTGCTTCAGACCCACGCCCACTCGGATCACTTCGATGCCGGGCATCTGGTTACGCGCCTGGCCGAATACGCCACAGCGGATGACGAGATCGCGCCGCTGACGCTCTGCGCTTCCCGGCCTGCCGCGCTGGCGCTCTCTGCCGCCCTGGGCCGGGAGGAAGCCGGCGCCTCGCTCCTGGATGAGGGCTGGCAAGCGCGCCTGCGCCTGCATTTTCACGCCGCAGAGCCGGGCAAAGAGCTTCGGCTGGGGCATTATCACATTCTGCCGCTGCCCTCGGCGCACGATCCTGCCGGCGGCTCTCTGCTCTATGCCGTCTGGGATGGCAAGGCCGCACTGCTCTACGGGACGGATTCGCTCTTTTTTGATGCCGCCATCTGGGCCGCACTGCGCAGCTGGGGACACCCGCTCTCCTGCGCGGTTCTAGACCACACCTACGGCCCGGATACGCCTGGCCAGGGGCATATGAACGCCAATCAGGTGGCGGAGGTAGCGCGGCTTTTGCGCGCGCATCGTCTGCTGGCCGAGGGCGGCGCTGTGCTGGCGACGCACCTTTCGCACGAGGGCAACCCTTCCCACGCGGCGCTCTCGGCCTGGGCCCAGCCCCAGGGCTACTCCATCGCTTACGACGGTTTGCGGCTGGAGATTTAG
- a CDS encoding aldo/keto reductase: protein MQYCSLGNSDLKVSRICMGCMGFGDAQNGQHTWTIDEAHSREIIRRGLELGVNFFDTAIAYQSGTSEQYLGRALRDFARREDVVVATKFLPRTPEEIAQGVSGAEHIQRMLDKSLENLGMEYVDLYIYHMWDYQTPLYDIMEGLNRVVRQGKARYIGISNCFAFQLAQANALAEREGFAGFVSVQGHYNLIFREEEREMAKLCTQENIAMTPYSALAGGRLAKRPGESSKRLLEDSYARLKYAAAAGQDAAIIARVAELAERRGVSMTEIALAWLLTKVTAPVVGATKLSHIEGAARAVDLALLEDELRYLEELYQPHRLVGVMAQNTVQDAGKRHVWSTGSQRI from the coding sequence ATGCAGTATTGCAGTCTTGGGAACAGCGATTTGAAGGTTTCGCGCATCTGCATGGGGTGCATGGGCTTTGGGGATGCGCAAAACGGCCAGCATACCTGGACGATAGACGAGGCGCACTCCCGGGAAATCATCCGCCGGGGGCTGGAGCTTGGGGTCAACTTTTTCGATACGGCCATCGCCTACCAGAGCGGCACCAGCGAGCAGTATCTGGGCCGGGCGCTGAGGGACTTCGCGCGGCGGGAGGATGTGGTCGTGGCGACCAAGTTCCTGCCCAGAACGCCGGAGGAAATCGCCCAGGGCGTCTCCGGGGCAGAGCATATTCAGCGGATGCTGGATAAGAGCCTGGAAAACCTGGGGATGGAGTATGTGGACCTATATATCTACCACATGTGGGACTATCAGACCCCGCTGTACGACATTATGGAGGGGCTGAACCGAGTGGTGCGGCAGGGCAAGGCGCGCTATATCGGCATTTCCAACTGCTTTGCCTTCCAGCTTGCCCAGGCAAACGCGCTGGCCGAGCGGGAGGGGTTTGCCGGGTTTGTCTCGGTTCAGGGTCACTATAACCTGATTTTCCGGGAAGAGGAGCGGGAGATGGCAAAGCTCTGCACCCAGGAAAACATCGCCATGACGCCTTACAGCGCGCTGGCCGGCGGGCGGCTGGCCAAGCGGCCGGGAGAGAGCTCCAAACGGCTTTTGGAGGATAGCTATGCCCGGCTCAAATACGCCGCCGCGGCCGGGCAGGATGCTGCCATCATCGCCCGGGTGGCCGAATTGGCCGAGCGCCGGGGCGTCTCCATGACGGAAATCGCGCTGGCATGGCTGCTCACCAAGGTTACAGCGCCGGTAGTCGGGGCGACCAAGCTTTCGCACATCGAGGGCGCGGCCAGGGCGGTGGATTTGGCGCTCTTGGAGGATGAGCTGCGCTACCTGGAGGAGCTCTATCAGCCGCACAGGCTGGTGGGCGTCATGGCGCAGAACACGGTTCAGGACGCGGGCAAGCGCCATGTTTGGTCTACGGGCAGCCAGAGGATTTAG
- the dapF gene encoding diaminopimelate epimerase codes for MEQPLIFTKMHGLGNDFILIDNWDGRVENPAALARALCRRRLSAGADGLILAEPSSRADAKMHFFNADGSEAEMCGNGIRCFARFLHDQGLVRAEHMRIETLAGIMQPELVLHQGEVVGVNVDMGLPGFAPESVPTRGTGWGDALEAEGERLLVYSLRMGVPHAVILVENAEDSRWMRVGAQIEGDTALFPERVNVNFVQMAGEDTAVIRTYERGAGPTLACGTGSCAAAAVLHRLGLAGQCVRICHAPGDLLIRLTPSAIFMQGPAEYVYRGEWLGE; via the coding sequence ATGGAGCAGCCGCTGATATTTACCAAAATGCACGGACTGGGCAACGACTTTATCCTCATCGACAACTGGGATGGGCGGGTGGAGAACCCGGCCGCGCTGGCCCGGGCGCTCTGCCGGCGGCGGCTTTCGGCCGGGGCAGACGGGCTGATTTTGGCCGAGCCGTCCAGCAGGGCCGATGCGAAGATGCACTTTTTCAATGCAGACGGCAGCGAGGCGGAGATGTGCGGCAACGGCATCCGCTGTTTTGCGCGGTTTCTGCACGACCAGGGCCTGGTGCGCGCCGAGCATATGCGCATCGAGACGCTGGCCGGCATCATGCAGCCCGAGCTGGTTTTGCACCAGGGCGAGGTTGTGGGCGTGAATGTGGATATGGGGCTGCCCGGGTTTGCGCCGGAAAGCGTGCCTACCCGGGGCACGGGCTGGGGCGACGCCCTGGAAGCGGAGGGCGAGCGGCTGCTGGTCTACTCCCTGCGCATGGGCGTGCCGCACGCGGTCATTCTCGTAGAAAACGCGGAGGACTCCAGGTGGATGCGGGTCGGCGCGCAGATAGAGGGGGATACGGCGCTGTTCCCCGAGCGGGTCAACGTAAACTTCGTGCAGATGGCTGGGGAGGATACTGCCGTCATCCGCACATACGAGCGCGGCGCCGGGCCGACGCTGGCCTGCGGCACGGGCTCCTGCGCGGCGGCGGCTGTACTGCATAGGCTGGGGCTGGCCGGGCAGTGCGTGCGCATCTGCCACGCTCCGGGGGATTTGCTCATCCGGCTGACTCCTTCGGCCATTTTCATGCAGGGCCCCGCGGAGTACGTCTACCGCGGCGAGTGGCTGGGGGAGTAG
- a CDS encoding DUF5711 family protein: MRRRKFRPRAGFYISLAAAGFALLILLYLVLFTGLFRPPEYFFRLGAAEGAQISAADSSTLYSLKGTTLYASDLQGENKWAYKFSSGQMQLCSSQKLVCLYSEQTAMLISAEKTPLFTLPPSDYTIHDVQCGQNSIALLCTLPEQSAQYLRIFDTSGKELDRIELPGSPVLKMGFYGESDNFWYLTLDSSGVEVVSTVTITVPSQQKLIGIYNIYGQLISDVTFFGSDLYLSDTTSLSVYNTFDQAKQSETFIYGTKLADTFAAKDDLILAYVPTSSVDGSTYTVRLLSRKGLDTLIQLPSGISNFALSGKYIYCFSKDTIYLYAHTGEFVKSIPIEFELTSFRKLCPGAVLLGSPEGLYTMPLS, encoded by the coding sequence ATGAGAAGAAGAAAGTTCCGCCCCAGGGCCGGGTTTTATATCTCGCTGGCCGCGGCGGGCTTTGCCCTGCTCATTTTGCTCTATCTTGTGCTGTTTACCGGGCTGTTCCGGCCGCCCGAATATTTCTTCCGGCTGGGCGCGGCAGAAGGCGCGCAGATTTCCGCCGCCGACTCCTCCACGCTCTATTCCCTCAAGGGGACGACGCTCTACGCCTCGGATTTGCAGGGCGAAAACAAATGGGCGTATAAATTCTCCTCCGGGCAAATGCAGCTTTGCTCGAGCCAGAAGCTGGTCTGCCTGTATTCCGAGCAGACGGCCATGCTCATCAGCGCGGAAAAAACCCCGCTCTTTACGCTGCCCCCCTCGGATTACACGATTCACGACGTTCAGTGCGGGCAAAACAGCATTGCCCTGCTCTGCACGCTGCCCGAGCAGAGCGCGCAGTATCTGCGCATCTTCGATACCAGCGGCAAGGAGCTAGACCGCATCGAGCTGCCCGGCTCGCCCGTGCTCAAAATGGGCTTTTACGGCGAGAGCGACAACTTCTGGTACCTGACGCTGGACAGCTCGGGCGTGGAAGTGGTCTCGACGGTAACCATCACGGTGCCCTCCCAGCAGAAGCTGATTGGCATTTACAATATCTACGGCCAGCTCATCAGCGACGTTACCTTCTTCGGCTCGGACTTATATCTTTCGGATACCACTTCGCTCTCGGTCTACAACACGTTCGACCAGGCCAAACAGAGCGAGACCTTCATCTACGGCACCAAGCTGGCCGACACCTTTGCCGCAAAAGACGACCTGATTTTGGCATATGTGCCCACGTCCAGCGTGGACGGCAGCACCTATACCGTGCGCCTGCTCTCCCGCAAAGGGCTGGATACGCTCATCCAGCTGCCCTCGGGCATCTCGAATTTCGCGTTATCCGGCAAATATATCTACTGCTTCTCCAAAGATACCATCTATCTTTATGCGCATACCGGCGAGTTTGTCAAATCCATTCCCATCGAATTTGAGCTGACTTCCTTCCGCAAGCTCTGCCCGGGCGCGGTTCTGCTGGGCAGCCCGGAAGGGCTCTATACCATGCCGCTTTCCTAA
- a CDS encoding ParB/RepB/Spo0J family partition protein, which yields MSSKKGLGKGLGALMGGMELSEEQPQGGILEIAVNLIDPCKTQPRQQFDEEKLEELAASVRRHGILQPLILKAKGGRYTIIAGERRYRAARKAGLKSIPAVLKDADEKEVLQLSIIENIQREDLNPIEEAEAIARLMEQYSLNQEQVAAMLGRSRSAVANTLRLMGLTPAVRGQVLQGALTGGHARALLPLGPRMDEAAEIVVKEGLSVRQTEALAARIQQEQPEKPKAARRKSTEWKAAEKELGELYETKVFLSGTDERGKITLEYYSKEQLYALYDFLRRK from the coding sequence ATGAGCAGTAAGAAAGGCCTGGGCAAAGGGCTTGGAGCGCTGATGGGCGGCATGGAACTGAGCGAAGAGCAGCCGCAGGGCGGCATTTTGGAGATTGCAGTCAACCTCATCGACCCTTGCAAGACGCAGCCGCGCCAGCAGTTCGATGAAGAAAAGTTGGAGGAATTGGCGGCCTCTGTGCGCCGGCACGGCATCTTGCAGCCGCTGATTTTGAAGGCCAAGGGCGGCCGGTATACCATCATCGCCGGAGAGCGGCGCTACAGGGCGGCCAGAAAAGCCGGGCTGAAGAGCATCCCGGCGGTGCTCAAGGACGCGGATGAGAAGGAAGTGCTCCAGCTTTCCATCATCGAAAACATCCAGCGGGAGGATCTCAATCCCATCGAGGAGGCCGAGGCCATCGCCCGGCTGATGGAGCAATACAGCCTGAACCAGGAGCAGGTTGCGGCCATGCTGGGGCGCAGCCGCTCTGCCGTGGCCAACACCCTGCGGCTGATGGGGCTGACGCCTGCCGTGCGCGGGCAGGTTTTGCAGGGCGCGCTGACCGGCGGCCATGCCCGGGCGCTTTTGCCCCTGGGGCCGCGGATGGATGAAGCGGCTGAGATTGTCGTAAAAGAGGGGCTCTCTGTGCGGCAGACCGAGGCGCTGGCTGCGCGCATCCAGCAGGAGCAGCCGGAAAAGCCCAAAGCGGCCCGGCGCAAGAGCACCGAGTGGAAGGCCGCGGAAAAGGAGCTGGGCGAGCTCTACGAGACCAAGGTGTTTCTTTCGGGCACGGATGAGCGGGGCAAGATTACCCTGGAATACTACTCGAAGGAACAGCTCTACGCGCTCTACGATTTTTTGCGGCGGAAGTAG